A genomic segment from Spongiibacter sp. IMCC21906 encodes:
- the lptC gene encoding LPS export ABC transporter periplasmic protein LptC has translation MAKALRINVAALSVLSALAALAGTYLYLTQFSESGKLSIVEHFDPAPDVESYLEGIEGIKYRADGAVAYRWQAKSAERYISDGAVTLQEPFYLGNIAEQRPWTATAEQGHLSSTGQLLSLDRNVLVQELIRQAEIKTDVLKIDLESSEVSTDQPLTLILPNGETKATGMHASLKEERVELMSNVRGHYDPR, from the coding sequence ATGGCGAAAGCCCTACGTATAAACGTGGCTGCCCTGTCGGTGCTGTCTGCGCTAGCCGCATTGGCAGGGACCTATCTATACCTCACCCAGTTCAGTGAGAGCGGCAAATTAAGTATAGTGGAGCACTTCGATCCCGCCCCCGACGTCGAATCGTATCTTGAGGGCATAGAAGGGATAAAATACCGGGCCGATGGCGCCGTAGCCTATCGCTGGCAGGCCAAATCGGCAGAGCGATATATTTCAGACGGCGCAGTCACATTGCAAGAACCCTTTTATTTAGGGAATATCGCCGAGCAACGCCCCTGGACAGCCACGGCGGAACAAGGCCACCTTAGCAGCACGGGTCAGCTTTTGAGCTTGGACAGAAATGTCTTAGTCCAAGAGTTGATTCGACAAGCGGAAATTAAAACTGACGTGCTAAAAATAGATTTGGAAAGCAGTGAAGTGAGCACCGACCAGCCCCTGACCCTGATTTTACCCAACGGTGAAACCAAGGCCACCGGCATGCATGCCTCCCTTAAAGAAGAACGTGTGGAGCTGATGAGCAACGTTCGGGGGCATTATGATCCCCGCTAA
- a CDS encoding HAD family hydrolase gives MQSIIEKARQIKLLAMDVDGVLTNGSLYFGNSGEEMKAFSILDGLGIKLLRDAGIRPAIITGRSSTLLERRAAELKIDLIYQGREDKLVALEELRADLGLEMAEIAYVGDDLPDLSAIIKAGLGITVANGHSFVARHADWQTDAAGGSGAVREICELILKAQGKLNQAWEQFL, from the coding sequence ATGCAATCCATTATTGAAAAAGCGCGGCAGATAAAGCTTCTCGCCATGGACGTTGACGGGGTACTGACCAACGGCAGCCTCTATTTTGGTAATAGCGGCGAAGAAATGAAGGCCTTCAGCATATTAGACGGTCTTGGCATTAAACTGTTGAGAGATGCGGGAATACGCCCTGCCATCATTACTGGTCGCAGCTCAACATTGCTAGAAAGGCGCGCCGCCGAATTGAAAATCGACCTGATCTATCAAGGCCGAGAAGACAAGCTGGTTGCTCTTGAAGAATTGCGCGCCGACTTGGGGCTAGAAATGGCAGAAATCGCCTATGTGGGCGATGACCTTCCCGACCTATCGGCCATCATAAAAGCTGGCCTAGGCATCACCGTGGCCAACGGTCATAGCTTTGTCGCCCGGCATGCCGACTGGCAAACCGATGCGGCTGGCGGCAGCGGTGCCGTGCGGGAAATTTGCGAGCTCATTCTCAAAGCCCAGGGTAAGCTCAATCAAGCCTGGGAGCAGTTTCTCTAA
- a CDS encoding KpsF/GutQ family sugar-phosphate isomerase codes for MEGAAVAALSERIDDSFNQACELLLNCSGKVVVTGMGKSGHIGNKIAATLASTGTPAFFVHPGEASHGDMGMITAGDVVIALSNSGTTAEIVTILPLLKLLAAPLIAMTGNPASDLAQSADVHLNVSVNEEACPLNLAPTSSTTVSLVMGDALAIALLEARGFTADDFALSHPGGALGRRLLLKIDSIMHTGNEIPIVTLGTTVSGALLEMSSKALGMTTVVDEHGVLQGIFTDGDLRRTLDSTADIRNAPIEQVMTKAGLTVRPGTMAAEALRIMEDHKITVLIAIDEQRRPVGVIHTHDLFKAGVA; via the coding sequence ATGGAAGGCGCCGCAGTGGCCGCCCTCTCTGAGCGAATCGACGACAGCTTTAACCAAGCCTGCGAACTTCTGCTGAACTGCTCTGGCAAAGTGGTGGTAACAGGCATGGGAAAATCCGGTCATATCGGTAATAAAATTGCCGCCACACTAGCCAGCACCGGCACCCCGGCATTTTTCGTTCATCCCGGCGAAGCCAGCCATGGCGACATGGGAATGATTACTGCTGGCGATGTGGTTATCGCCCTGTCCAACTCGGGAACTACCGCAGAAATTGTCACGATATTACCGTTGTTAAAATTGCTCGCGGCTCCCCTCATCGCCATGACAGGTAACCCCGCTTCTGATTTAGCGCAAAGCGCCGACGTGCATCTAAACGTCAGCGTCAACGAAGAAGCCTGCCCCTTGAACCTAGCGCCTACTTCTAGCACCACCGTGAGTCTGGTAATGGGCGATGCCCTAGCAATCGCATTATTAGAAGCACGGGGGTTTACCGCCGACGATTTCGCCTTATCTCACCCCGGCGGCGCACTGGGACGGCGATTGCTGCTAAAAATAGACAGCATTATGCACACCGGTAACGAGATACCCATCGTCACCTTGGGCACCACGGTGAGTGGTGCGCTGTTAGAAATGAGCAGCAAAGCTCTAGGCATGACCACGGTGGTAGATGAGCACGGCGTATTGCAGGGAATTTTCACCGACGGCGATTTAAGACGTACACTAGACAGCACCGCTGACATCCGTAACGCGCCCATTGAACAAGTCATGACCAAAGCCGGTCTCACTGTTCGTCCGGGTACGATGGCGGCAGAAGCTTTACGCATTATGGAAGACCACAAAATCACTGTCTTGATAGCGATAGACGAGCAGCGCCGCCCCGTGGGCGTCATCCATACCCACGACCTATTCAAGGCCGGTGTTGCTTAA